One stretch of Epinephelus lanceolatus isolate andai-2023 chromosome 15, ASM4190304v1, whole genome shotgun sequence DNA includes these proteins:
- the tmem229b gene encoding transmembrane protein 229b, which yields MVTMETPEAPVPLTALSRWYLYAIHGYFCEVMFTAAWEFVVNCNWKFPGVTSVWALFIYGTCILIVERMYLKLRGRCPVLLRCIIYTLWTYLWEFGTGLLLRQFNACPWDYSEFRYNFMGLITAEYAVPWFCASFIVERLVIRKTLRLRFHEGPEDGWSNHRLDGGGGRGTGGPVGGGRRRERSRGMRNDANGYLKGE from the coding sequence ATGGTGACCATGGAAACCCCAGAGGCTCCTGTACCTCTCACGGCGCTGTCACGCTGGTATCTCTACGCCATCCATGGCTACTTCTGCGAGGTCATGTTCACAGCCGCCTGGGAGTTTGTGGTGAACTGCAACTGGAAATTCCCGGGGGTGACCAGCGTGTGGGCGCTCTTCATCTACGGCACCTGCATCCTGATCGTGGAGCGGATGTACCTGAAGCTGCGCGGCCGCTGCCCCGTGCTGCTGCGCTGCATCATCTACACTTTATGGACGTACCTGTGGGAGTTCGGCACGGGGCTGCTGCTGCGCCAGTTCAACGCCTGCCCCTGGGACTACTCTGAGTTCCGCTACAACTTCATGGGACTGATCACGGCCGAGTATGCCGTGCCCTGGTTCTGCGCCTCCTTCATCGTGGAGCGCTTGGTCATCCGCAAAACGCTGCGGCTGCGCTTCCACGAGGGGCCGGAGGACGGTTGGTCAAACCATCGGTTAGATGGCGGGGGCGGAAGAGGGACAGGAGGACCTGTGGGTggtgggaggaggagagaaagaagcagAGGGATGAGAAATGATGCTAACGGCTACCTTAAAGGAGAATGA